One Fusarium poae strain DAOMC 252244 chromosome 4, whole genome shotgun sequence DNA window includes the following coding sequences:
- a CDS encoding hypothetical protein (TransMembrane:8 (o22-44i64-88o100-125i132-151o157-176i188-209o215-235i242-264o)~BUSCO:42111at5125), whose protein sequence is MANWQQYNPFGKRDSHSNNTILTYKILTLITWVLSLVVTVYYTLHRPDDGHTRNRKIWEQNHMYRTAFTLNPIITSIYWIVLFILQAGYIGHLFSSNSDIVHAAASVGSHFIFNNLFHFAFVMLFVRSHFHWAEVILILNFINLSSLYFRHNTYPRFIHTPVVSGPLAWTFVAIYWNGALMIPHPHHLVPRIFGNIFIWSILAYGLFFIMVYKDYTMGFSLSVFAAAIGVSQFLHQVIAFQWIFAFIIMALLFIATVVVAVPAATGREVNWRSAPADQERAPLLAE, encoded by the exons ATGGCGAACTGGCAGCAGT ATAATCCCTTTGGGAAAAGGGACTCTCACTCCAACAATACGATCCTCACCTACAAGATTCTCACCCTTATCACTTGGGTCCTGTCCCTTGTCGTCACCGTTTACTATACCCTTCATCGTCCCGACGATGGCCACACTCGAAACCGAAAGATCTGGGAACAGAACCACATGTACCGCACTGCTTTCACTTTGAACCCAATCATCACCTCCATCTACTG GAttgtcctcttcatcctccagGCTGGTTACATCGGACATCTCTTCTCGAGCAACTCTGACATCGTTCACGCTGCTGCCAGCGTCGGAAGCCatttcatcttcaacaacctcTTCCACTTCGCCTTTGTCATGCTCTTTGTCCGCTCTCACTTCCACTGGGCCGAGGTTATTCTGAttctcaacttcatcaatcTTTCCTCGCTCTACTTCCGCCACAACACCTACCCCCGATTTATCCATACGCCCGTTGTTTCTGGACCTCTGGCCTGGACTTTTGTTGCCATTTACTGGAACGGTGCTCTGATGATTCCCCACCCTCACCACCTTGTCCCTCGTATCTTTGGAAACATCTTCATCTGGTCCATCCTCGCCTATGgactcttcttcatcatggtTTACAAG GATTACACAATGGGTTTCTCGCTCAGCGTCTTTGCTGCCGCTATTGGAGTTTCCCAGTTCCTTCATCAGGTGATTGCCTTCCAATGGATCTTTGCCTTTATCATCATGGCTCTTCTCTTTATCGCCACTGTCGTCGTCGCTGTCCCTGCTGCAACAGGTAGAGAGGTCAATTGGCGCAGTGCACCTGCTGACCAGGAACGTGCTCCCCTGCTTGCTGAGTAA